From Xenopus laevis strain J_2021 chromosome 7L, Xenopus_laevis_v10.1, whole genome shotgun sequence, one genomic window encodes:
- the fbl.L gene encoding rRNA 2'-O-methyltransferase fibrillarin-like gives MRPGFSPRGGGRGGFGGRGGSGDRGGFGGRGGFGERGGGRGGFRGGFGGRGRGGGDRGGRGGGFRGGRGGPRGGFGGGRGGFGGGRGGFGAGRKVIVEPHRHEGIFICRGKEDALVTKNLVPGESVYGEKRISVEDGEIKTEYRAWNPFRSKIAAAILGGVDQIHIKPGAKVLYLGAASGTTVSHVSDIVGPEGLVYAVEFSHRSGRDLINVAKKRTNIIPVIEDARHPHKYRMLVGMVDVVFADVAQPDQTRIVALNAHNFLKNGGHFVISIKANCIDSTAAPEAVFAAEVKKMQQENMKPQEQLTLEPYERDHAVVVGIYRPPPKQKK, from the exons GATTCAGTCCCAGAGGAGGAGGTCGAGGTGGATTTGGAGGCCGAGGAGGGTCTGGAGACAGAGGTGGATTTGGAGGCCGCGGAGGGTTTGGAGAacgaggaggaggaagaggcgGGTTTAGAGGAGGATTTGGTGGGCGTGGCCGCGGAGGAGGTGATCGCGGGGGCCGAGGAGGAGGATTCAGAG GTGGGAGAGGCGGCCCCCGAGGAGGAtttggaggaggaagaggaggatttggcggaggaagaggaggatTTGGAGCAGGAAGGAAAGTGATAGTAGAGCCTCACAGACATGAAG GAATCTTTATCTGCCGAGGGAAGGAGGACGCTCTTGTGACCAAAAACCTTGTTCCTGGGGAGTCTGTGTATGGGGAGAAACGCATCTCTGTGGAG GACGGGGAAATTAAGACTGAATACAGAGCCTGGAATCCTTTCCGCTCGAAGATCGCGGCGGCCATTCTGGGAGGAGTCGATCAGATTCACATAAAACCCGGGGCTAAAGTTCTGTATCTGGGGGCTGCGTCTGGAACCACCGTCTCGCACGTCTCCGATATTGTGGGCCCC GAGGGGCTGGTGTACGCCGTCGAGTTCTCCCACAGATCAGGCCGAGATCTCATTAATGTGGCGAAGAAACGGACAAATATCATTCCGGTGATTGAAGACGCCCGGCACCCGCACAAGTACCGCATGTTAGTGG GAATGGTGGACGTGGTCTTTGCAGACGTGGCACAACCTGATCAGACCAGGATCGTCGCCCTCAATGCCCATAACTTCCTGAAGAACGGGGGCCACTTTGTCATATCCATCAAG GCAAACTGTATTGACTCCACGGCAGCCCCAGAGGCTGTTTTTGCTGCAGAAGTAAAGAAGATGCAACAAGAGAACATGAAGCCGCAGGAGCAGTTGACGCTGGAGCCGTACGAGAGGGATCACGCAGTGGTGGTCGGGATATACAG ACCACCCCCCAAACAGAAGAAATAA